A single region of the Sulfurimonas sp. genome encodes:
- the glmM gene encoding phosphoglucosamine mutase, with protein MKLFGTDGVRGEAGTFLTAQLAMKIAMAAGIYFKAHSKTNKILIGKDTRRSGYMIENAIVSGLTAIGYDVIQIGPMPTPAIAYITENMRCDAGIMISASHNSYEDNGIKFFDSYGDKLPQNVEEEIEKIYFNEDMLLEAQVKGKEIGKAKRIDDVIGRYIVQLKNSFPRDLSLKNMRIVLDAANGAGYIVGPTVLEELGAEVIVLHNKPDGFNINDNCGALHVKDLCENVIKYRADLGIALDGDADRVVVVDENGIVVDGDQLLGALGAYMHKTGVLKGKGIVSTVMSNQGLDEFMKFHGLKLFRSDVGDKNVLEIMKKEGINFGGEQSGHVIVSDYAKTGDGLVCALQILALLIRTNQKASIALRPFALYPQKLVNINVKVKKPLDMIDGLDVKLKELDEKGIRHLIRYSGTENKLRILLECKDAKKMSLQMDDMVEFFQKALNA; from the coding sequence ATGAAATTATTTGGAACAGACGGTGTCAGAGGTGAAGCCGGTACCTTTTTGACTGCACAACTTGCTATGAAAATAGCAATGGCTGCCGGGATATATTTTAAAGCGCACTCAAAAACCAATAAAATTTTAATCGGAAAAGATACGCGACGAAGCGGTTATATGATAGAAAATGCAATAGTGAGCGGACTCACCGCCATCGGCTATGATGTTATCCAAATCGGTCCTATGCCTACTCCTGCAATTGCGTATATTACTGAAAATATGCGCTGCGATGCCGGAATTATGATAAGTGCTTCGCACAACTCTTATGAAGATAACGGGATTAAATTTTTTGACAGCTACGGGGATAAACTTCCGCAAAATGTCGAAGAGGAGATTGAGAAGATATATTTTAATGAAGATATGCTCTTAGAGGCTCAAGTTAAAGGCAAAGAGATAGGAAAAGCAAAAAGAATCGACGATGTAATAGGTCGTTACATAGTTCAGTTAAAAAATTCGTTTCCCAGAGATCTCTCTTTAAAAAATATGAGAATTGTTCTTGATGCTGCAAACGGAGCAGGATATATAGTAGGTCCGACTGTTTTAGAGGAGCTTGGTGCCGAGGTAATAGTTCTGCATAATAAACCGGACGGATTTAATATAAATGATAATTGCGGTGCTTTGCATGTAAAAGATTTATGTGAAAATGTTATTAAATATAGAGCAGATTTGGGAATCGCGCTTGACGGTGATGCAGATAGAGTCGTCGTAGTCGATGAAAACGGAATCGTGGTTGACGGAGATCAGCTCTTGGGGGCTCTTGGCGCTTATATGCATAAAACGGGAGTATTAAAAGGCAAAGGTATAGTTTCAACCGTAATGAGCAATCAAGGTTTAGACGAATTTATGAAATTTCACGGTCTAAAACTCTTTCGCTCTGATGTGGGCGATAAAAATGTTTTAGAAATTATGAAAAAAGAGGGTATTAATTTTGGAGGAGAGCAGAGCGGACATGTAATAGTGAGTGATTATGCAAAGACGGGAGACGGGTTAGTTTGCGCTCTTCAAATATTGGCTCTCTTAATCAGAACAAATCAAAAAGCATCAATTGCTCTTCGCCCGTTTGCGCTCTATCCGCAAAAGCTGGTAAATATAAATGTAAAAGTCAAAAAACCGCTTGATATGATAGACGGACTTGATGTAAAACTAAAAGAGCTGGATGAAAAAGGGATTCGCCATCTTATCCGTTACTCGGGAA
- the prfA gene encoding peptide chain release factor 1 has protein sequence MLADKLTPFINRYNELSRLLSSPDITSDIKRMTDLSKEQSSLEDIVEKAKEYKSVIAQISDTKEMLYDPEMADMAKEELKELEMRIPLLEDDIKLLLLPKDPNDDRNIIVELRAGAGGDEAAIFVGNLFEAYTRYADLKGWKIEIMSTSPSDAGGFKEVIALIRGDQVYSRLKYEGGTHRVQRVPATESQGRVHTSAITVAVMPEVDDVEIQINENDLKIDVMRSSGCGGQSVNTTDSAVRITHLPTGLVVTNQDQKSQHKNKEKAMKVLKARLYDLEMQEALAKDSANRSAQVGTGDRSGRIRTYNYPQNRISDHRITLTLYRLAEIMHGGLLDEIIEPLIADHQAKIVEAAGL, from the coding sequence ATGTTAGCCGATAAACTTACCCCGTTTATCAACCGTTATAACGAACTTAGCAGATTGCTAAGTTCTCCTGACATAACTTCTGACATCAAAAGGATGACAGATCTCTCAAAAGAACAATCCTCACTTGAAGATATCGTAGAAAAAGCAAAAGAGTATAAGTCTGTAATTGCTCAAATCAGCGATACAAAAGAGATGCTTTATGATCCTGAAATGGCCGATATGGCAAAAGAGGAGCTCAAAGAGCTTGAGATGAGAATTCCATTGCTTGAAGATGATATAAAACTTCTGCTTTTACCAAAAGATCCAAACGATGATAGAAATATCATAGTTGAGCTTCGTGCGGGAGCCGGCGGAGATGAAGCGGCTATTTTTGTCGGAAATCTTTTTGAAGCATATACTCGCTATGCAGATCTTAAAGGGTGGAAAATTGAAATCATGAGCACATCCCCATCGGATGCCGGCGGTTTTAAAGAGGTTATTGCACTTATAAGAGGCGATCAGGTTTATAGCAGGTTGAAGTATGAAGGTGGAACGCACCGTGTTCAACGCGTTCCGGCAACAGAATCACAAGGTCGCGTTCACACTTCGGCAATAACCGTTGCAGTTATGCCCGAAGTAGATGATGTTGAGATACAAATTAATGAAAATGATCTTAAGATAGATGTTATGCGCTCAAGCGGATGCGGCGGGCAAAGTGTAAATACGACGGATTCTGCTGTTAGAATCACTCACTTGCCGACCGGTTTGGTAGTAACAAATCAAGACCAAAAATCTCAACATAAAAATAAAGAAAAGGCTATGAAAGTTCTAAAAGCCAGACTTTATGATCTTGAGATGCAAGAAGCGCTTGCAAAAGACAGCGCAAATCGTTCTGCGCAAGTCGGCACGGGTGATCGAAGCGGAAGAATCAGAACATACAACTACCCGCAAAATCGTATTTCTGACCATAGAATTACTTTAACACTCTATAGATTAGCCGAGATTATGCACGGTGGACTTCTTGATGAAATCATAGAACCGCTTATAGCAGATCATCAAGCTAAAATAGTTGAGGCTGCAGGACTCTAA
- the rpsT gene encoding 30S ribosomal protein S20, whose protein sequence is MANHKSSVKRIRQTIVRAERNRFYRTRLKNIVKDVRSAVDAGNKEEATTAMGVANKQIQKFVSKGILKKETAARKISRLHRAVNAI, encoded by the coding sequence ATGGCAAATCACAAGTCATCGGTTAAGAGAATTCGCCAAACTATCGTTCGTGCAGAACGAAATCGTTTTTACAGAACTCGTCTTAAAAACATTGTAAAAGATGTTCGTTCTGCAGTGGATGCAGGAAATAAAGAAGAAGCTACAACAGCTATGGGCGTAGCAAACAAACAAATTCAAAAATTTGTAAGCAAAGGTATCTTGAAAAAAGAGACTGCTGCAAGAAAAATCAGTCGTCTTCACAGAGCTGTAAACGCTATATAA